The genomic interval CGGGTTGGTGTGCACGATCAGGTCCAGACCCAGACGCCGCGCCGTCTCGTCGCGGAACGAAATCATCTCCTTGAACTTCCACGTCGTGTCGACATGCAACAGCGGAAACGGCGGCTTGCCCGGCGCGAACGCCTTCATCGCAAGATGAAGCATCACCCCAGAATCCTTGCCGATCGAATACAGCATCACCGGATTGCGGAACTCCGCCGCAACCTCACGGAGAATGTGAATGCTCTCCGCCTCAAGACGGCGAAGATTGCTCAAACGATCAGACATGCCTGACCCTTCCAAACCGATAGTGACTGTCTTCTGCCCGGCCGGCGGCCGAGCCGGTCCGCCCTCACGCCACCAGGTCGATGAGGTCCTGGTCGCCGATGGCGATGAAATGGCGATTGACGAGGTCGTCGCGCCCCGGCACCGGCGGCAGCCGGTAGGCGAGTTCCTCGCGCGTGCCGGCCGCAAGCGCCCGCCCGCCGGCGGCGCGCAGCACGGCATGGCCGGCGGCGATGTCCCACTGCATGGTCGGCGACAGGCGCGGATAGACGTCCGCGCGACCGGCCGCCACCCAGCACAGCTTCAGCGACGAGCCGACCGACAGCAGTTCGGCGACCGGCAGCCGGTCGATCAGCGCGCTGGTCTCCTCGGACAGGTGCGAGCGGCTGGCGAGCACGCCGAGGCCGCCTTCCGGCCGGCGCCGAACGGCGATCGGCCGGCGCTCGACGACCGCCGCACCGGCGACGCGCCCGGACCAGGCGCCGGTCGCATCGCCCCAGTAGATCTCGCCGAGGGCGGGCGCCAGCACGACGCCGAGCACCGGCACGCCGTCCTCGACCAGGGCGATGTTGACGGTGAACTCGCCGTTGCGCTTGATGAACTCGCGCGTGCCGTCGAGCGGATCGACCAGGAAATACGGGCCGGACACCGGCGGAATGTCGCCGGCGGCGACCGCCTCCTCCGCGACCACCGGAACTTCCGGCGCAAGCGCGGCGAGACCGGCAAGGATCACCTTCTCGGCCGCCTCGTCTGCCTCGGTGACCGGCGAGCCGTCGGCCTTGGCTTCGGATCGGGCCGCGCCGGCGGTTTCGTAGACCGCCAGGATGGCCGTGCCGGCCTCGAGCGCGAGCGCGATCAGTGCCTCGGTCATGGCCAACGGCGATGCGCCCTCGCGCAGCTGGTTCAGCGATAGGATACTCAAAACAGTCCCTCTCGAAATATGAAACTACTTGGCCTGCCGAAACGAATGCTTGCGGCCGTCAAACAAGTCTCGCAGGCCGTCTTCAAATGCGTGCGGCAGTCTTGACGCAGTGCACAATCGCTGTCAAGGCGCCGCACAGCAACCAAGTCGCCCGGCGCGGCGGATTTTTAAAACACTGTTAATCCTGACGACCGGATTCGAAAACCGAACCCGGACGCATCCGGAGCGTCCACGGGCAGCCCCGACCGCGCATGCCGTGCCGCAGCGCGGATTCACGTTAACGGCAATAAGGCGCTTCTGCGACCCATTCATGGCGATTTTTGCCCATTGTCGCATTTGCAGTGCGCCGCAACATGTGTTACCAAATCCTTAAGCGGGCCGTACCGCTTTGACATTACTTTGATTAAAACGTTTTCGCATGACGCGTGCGAGGGACCAATGGTGGCCGGCAAGGCCAGACCGGGCCTAGTGTCGATTGGGGGCGTCAGGGTATGGTGCATGAGTATGTCGTAACGCAGCCGGCCTCGGAGACCGGGCGCGACCGGCGTAAACGGACCCTGTTCGGACGGTTCGCCGTCAACCGCCAGGCGCCAGGCGCTCTTGCCGCAGCCGCGCCGAGCGCATCCGAGGCATCCGAGGCATCCTATCGCCGTCCGCTGACAATCGGACGCAGCGTCGCGGGCAGCGCGCCCAAGGCGCCGCGCCTTCGGCCGGCGGTCAAACGAACCGTCGACATCGCCGGCAGCAGCGCCGGACTCGTCCTGCTCAGTCCGCTGCTGCTCGGCATCGCCGTCGCGGTCAAGGCCAGCAGCCGCGGTCCGGTGATCTTCCGCCAGGCCCGCTACGGCCTCGACGGCAAGCTGTTCTACACGCTGAAATTCCGCTCCATGTACGTCGATCGCCAGGACGCGTCGGGCGTCGCCCAGACGCGCAAGAACGATCCGCGCGTGACGCCGGTCGGCCGGTTCCTGCGCCAGTCGAACTTCGACGAACTGCCGCAGCTGTGGAACGTGCTGAAGGGCGACATGTCGCTGGTCGGGCCGCGGCCGCACGTGCCGGGGATGCTCGCCGCCGGCGTGCCCTACGAACAGTTCGACAGCGCCTACATGGACCGTCACAAGGTCAAGCCGGGCATTACGGGGCTTGCCCAGGTCAACGGCTTTCGCGGCGAAACGACGGAAGACTATGCTGCCCGGATGCGGCTCCACTACGACCTGCAATATGTCGCGGGCTATTCCAACCGGCTCGACCTGAAGATCCTGTTCCGCACCTTCTGGCAGGAATTTCTCGGCGGGAGCGGCTACTAGTCCCAGCTGCCCAAATCCAGCTGTCAGCCCAAGCGGCCGATCCGTCTGGGCGCGCGCCTTGGGCGTCTCAGGCGTTCGCGTCTCAGGCGTTCGGACGGGATCGGACCCGCCGATCGAGACAGACGCTCAGCCAGACGCTCAGACCGGGAACCGGCGACGGGCGGCCAAGGGCGTGGGGGCGGTGCGCGGCCGCTCGGGCTCGGCGTGACGGGACGAGCGCATCACCACGACCACCGTCATGACCATCAGCGTCAGCGGCCAAGCCAGCGACGTGACGACCGCCAGCAGCAACGTGACCGGCGAACTGCGGCCTGTATCGACCAGTTCGGCGCAGGAAAAGATCATGAACACGACGGCCACCACGCCATAGAGCGCAACGAGCAGAACACCCGCAACAAGGGCTGCTGTCATCGGTCGGCCTCCGTCGCATGACATGCGTCAATTCGCGTTAACGTTAGCATCAACCACGGCGATGGGAAAGCCGTCTCCGCACACGAACCACAGGCATTCGGCCACAGGCATTCGGCCAAGCGCCCGCGCGCCCTTCACTGACGCTGCGGCAGCCGCTTCGTATGTGCCGGTTCGTATATTCCGGTGTCCGCTTGTCCGCGGACCTGCCGACCCTCAAGGCGCTATCCGAGGCGTTATCCGGGGCGCTATCCGAACAGGGCCCTGCCGGCGAGGTAGAGGATGGTGCCGGAGACGCCGATCGCCCCCCAGAACAGCAGGTTCTTGACGACCAGCATCCGCAAGCGGCCGTGGCTGGCCGAGCGTCCCTGCCTCCAGCCGGCATCGGCCATCGGCAGCGAGGCCGATTTCTCCAGGTTCGAACAGGAGGTTACGCGATACATGGAACCCGACCAATTCCTTGAGAAAACATGGGTTCATCGATATCAGGCAAAGCCTAACAACTGTTAAACCTTTTCGCTTCAATGCGAAGCATCGCCCGATTTCGGTCCTGCGGACGGCCTGCCGGCAGGATGGCGCGGCGCCTGCTCCGCCGCCAGCAGTCGGGAACCGATGGGAAGATGTGGATTGGCTGGGGCGGGAGGATTCGAACCTCCGCATGGCGGTACCAAAAACCGCTGCCTTACCGCTTGGCTACGCCCCAATCCGGCCGGGCGCCTGTGCGTCGGCCATGGGCACGCTGTATAGCGGGGCCTCCGGCGCCGCGCAAGCCGTCGCGCGCCCCCGCGCCCCGGCGGCAGAGGGGGCGCCGGGCGGAGCCGTGGCGCCGCGACGCGGGCCCGACATCGGTTCTCCACAGGCCGCCCGAGGCGGGCCGCCAGGGATTTGCCGGAGCGGCGCCAAAACCGCCCGGAAGGATACAATGCGGGCTTGCGGGCCTGACCAAGCGGTGCTAATAGACGCGCCCATCGACGATGCAAAGCGCCTCGTCGCTCCCGCCCGGCGGCCTCGACGCCGGAACTCACTGGATCGGAGTGTAGCGCAGTCTGGTAGCGCACCTCGTTCGGGACGAGGGGGTCGCAGGTTCAAATCCTGCCACTCCGACCATCCAGTTTCCCCGATTTGCCCGCTGCACGGGCCACGGCAGGAGGCGCGCTTTCAGGCCCAGCCCCGGCGGTTGAGCGCGGCGGCTTCCGGTCCAGTCCGCCTGGTGCCGCTGCCGGATCAGACGGACGGCGTCAGCGCCCCATCTCCATGACCTGCAGCATGCGGCCCTCGTCCTCGATCAGGTCGGCGATGGTGGTTTCCTCCAGAACCGCGAAGAAACTCCCCAGCGCGCGTTCGAGGGCCTGCTTGAAGACACAGACGTCGTAGATCAGGCAACGGGCCTTGACGCCGTCCTTGAAGCACCGGGTCAGATGAAAGTCGGTCTCGAACATCCGCACGATTTCGGCGAGGGTGATCTCATGCGCCGACCGGACGAGCCAGACGCCGCCGGAGCGGCCGGGCGAGGAGCCGATATAGCCGCCCCTGCGCAGGTCCTGGATCGCGGCGACCACCTGGGATCGGTGGCCGAGATACCGGTCGACGATCTCGTCGACCGAAAGCTTCGCCCCCTTGTGCAACGCAAGAAAAAGAAGAAGCCGGACCGCTATGTCAGTACGCTCTGTGAAACGCATACTCCATCCCAAAAAATCTGCACTCTGTGAAATAATAACCAGCGTGACGTAACTATCGCAATCTATATTTAGGCAACTGAAATAAACAAACAGTCTAAACATATATTGCTTATATATATTTTAATTAGAAATTTTTACGGGAATGACTTCAATGCTATCGTCAATTCACTGATTCCATTCGGGACGAGACCTCAGCATATGAAAGTGTCGGAATGGCGAGAAATCTCGGATTTCATCGAATTCGCCGGCCTGTCGGCTGAGGACATCCGGCTCAGCCAGAAGGCGTGGGGAGTCGTCAGACCGCACATGCGCGCGATCCTCGAGGAGTTCTATGCGACCCGGATCGTCAACAACGCGAGCCTTTCGATTCCGGCCTTCGACTCTTCCGCCCTGATTACCAAGCAGCTGGACTACTGGGACGACCTGTTCGCGGGCTCGCTGGACACGGTCTATATCGCGCAGACGCGGCGGATCGCCATCCGTCATCGCGAATTCCAGGTCCCGATGGCCTATTACATCCTGTCGTATCTGTGGTTCCTGAACGCCTTCGAGCGGGTACTCGAAACGCGCATGACTGACCCGGACCACCTCCGCCACACCCTTGCCTCGGTACGCAAGCTGGTCTTCATCGACCTTAACCTGGCCGGCTCCGCCTATCAGGCCACCCTGGTCGACTGAGCCGGAGCCGACGCGCGGCTCCTGCCGGCGGGCGCTCATGCGGCGTTCATGCTGTCCAGGAAGCGGGTCAATTCCGTATCCAGCGTACGCGACTGCCCGGAGAGCGACCTGGTCGACGACAGGACGTGCCGGGAGACCTCGGCGGCCTCGCCCGAGGCGACCGTGATGTCGCCGACGGAACGGGTCACGAAGGTCGTGCCGGTCGACGCCTCGGTGACGTTTCGACTGATCTCGCCGGTCGCCGCCTCCTGCTGCTCCACCGCCGCCGAGATCGTCGCGGAGATCGCATTCATCTTCTCGATCGTCTCGTTGACGCTGCGGATGGCGCTCGCCGAGCGGTTGGTCGCGGCCTGGATTCCGTCGATCTGGGCGGCGATCTCGGCGGTCGCCTTGGCGGTCTGCCCGGCCAGTTCCTTGACCTCGCCGGCGACCACTGCAAAGCCGCGACCGGCCTCGCCGGCACGTGCCGCCTCGATCGTGGCATTGAGCGCCAGCAGGTTTGTCTTCTCGGCGATCTCGTTGATCAGGCTGACGATTTCGCCGACCCGGCCGGCGGCGGCGGTGAGTCCGCCGACGATCTCCATCGCCTTGGCGCTCTCCTTCACCGCCATGTCGGAAATGGCATAGGATTCGTTGACCTGGCGGCCGATCTCGCGCACCGACACCGACAGTTCCTCCGTCGCCGCGGCGACGGTCTGGACATTGGCGGAAGCCTCCAGCGATGACGCCTCGACCTCGGCAGCGCGCGTGCGGGAGCGCTCCGAAGCCCGGGTCAGCCGTTCCGAAGCCCCTTCGAGCTCCTGCGCGGCCGCAGCGACGCCAGCGGCAATCTCGCCGATCGAGGTGCGGAACGATGCGGCGAGCCGCTCCAGCGTCTCGCGCCGATCCCGCTTGCCAGCGTCGATGTAGACCGAGATCGCGCAGTCCATGTCCAGCATGGCGGCACGCAGGATTGCCGTCTGCAGCAAGCCGCGCTCGCGCTGCCTGCGCCGCGAGGGGAAGAACGAGGTGTCGCAGGCGAGCAGGCGCTCGGTGATGCCGCCGAGCAGGAAGCTGTAGGCGCCGATGTACCAGCGCGGCTCCAGGCCAAGCTTGTTGTGCACCTCGCCGATGCGGGCCACGGAAGCGAAATAGGGAGCGTCGAAGCGCCCTTCCAGGATCACCGACCAGTGTCTGAGCTGCATCGCCTTGGCATGGCCGACATGGGCGGGGTCGCGGAAGAATCGCGCCGTTTCCGGATAGCGTGCGACATGCCGGTAGAAGTCGGTCAGGACCGCCTCGATGACCTGCAGGATGCCTGCCCTGTTGGCTCGAAGCACCGCGCCAAGCTGCTCGTCCAGTCCAAGGAATTCCGTCCTGCTCGTTTCGGGTGAAGCCATCTCGAAGCCCTCCGCATCAAGCTTCCGCCGTGCGAGATCCTTGGCTTTAATCGATAAGAAAGAATTTATTCATACAGTTTGTAACATTGGGAAAATTACTTATTCATCATGCAGCGGCCGACCAGTCGTCGACCGGCTGCGCCAGCCAAAACGCAATTATTGCGAGTAAACACCTGATTTCTCGCGTTATTTTGACGACAGGAAAAGACCCGCGGCAGGACAATTCGCGCCCCTCGCCCTCACAGCCGATGCCATGAAATTTTTTCGCGGATTTGCGGCGCGGCGCCGGAAGTCGGTCGAGAGGTCAAATCGACCAGTTCAACGGCATCTCCGCGCGTGACACTGAAACGTGCGCGGCGAAGGCGTGCGGGGCCATCGGACGGGCATAGAGAAAGCCCTGCGCGTGGCTACAGCCGATCGCGGACAGGAATTCCGATGCGGCACCGGTTTCGACCCCCTCCGCCACCGTATTCATGCCAAGGCTTCTCGACAGGTCGACGATCGCCTTGACGACCACGGTGTTCTCCGGCTTCGCCCCCAGCCCGGATATGAACGAGCGGTCGATCTTGATGCTGTCGATCGGGAAGTCGCGTAGGTGGGTCAGCGAGGCGAAACCAGTGCCGAAATCGTCCAGCGCGATCGACACGCCGGCCTCGCTGAGAATGCTCAGCGCGCGGGCGACGCTCCTGGAATCCTCGTTGAGCAGGACGCTCTCGGTCACCTCCACGCAAAGCGATTCGGCCGGAATGCCACGCGCTGCCAGTGCGTCGACGAACCGCCGCGCAAATCCCTTGGTCTGGAACCAGAAGCGCGAGGCATTGAGGCTGACGACCCCGGTCTCGATGCCGGCAGCCTGCCAGCCGGCGAGATCGGAAAGAACCCGCTCGAACACCGCCTCGTCCAATTGCCGCACGCATTCCGGATCGGCGAAAGCCGGCCAGAACTGCTCCGGACCGAGCAGGCCGCCATCGCCCGTCTGGAGACGCACCAGCGCCTCGGCGCCGACATAGGCGCCTGAGTGCAGGCAAATGAGCGGCTGGTAGTGGGCAACGACCCTATCGGTGCGCAGGGCTGCACGCACCGTGTCGATGGCCTGGCGGCGGGCGTCGAAGACGCTGCTGTATTCGGGACAGAATACACCCGCCGCGCCACGCCCCGACCGCTTGACCGTGTAGAGCGCGATGTCGGCGCATCTGAGCAGGGCGTCGGGCGTGTCCGCATCCGCCGGCGCCCGTGCGATCCCGATCGAGCCGGCGACATGCAGCACCTCCTCCTGGAACAGGATCGGCGCGCGCAGCCGCGCCAGGACGGCTTCTGCCCTGGCGAGAAGATCCTGGCCCTCGCCGGCTGCCGGCATCAGCACGGCGAACTCGTCGCCGCCGAGACGCGCGCAGAAGGCGTCCTGTCCGAACTCGCTGCGAAGTCGCGCCGCCGTCTCGCGGATCACCGCGTCGCCGGCCTGATGACCGAAGCTGTCGTTGATGTCCTTGAAGCCGTCGAGGTCGAGCAACAGAAGCGCCAGATCGCGCGGCGCGCCCGTCTGCGCGCCCAGTGCCGCCTCGAACGCGCCGGCAAGCGCCTGCTGGAACCAGGTCCGGTTGGCCAGTCCCGACAGCGGATCGACATGGGCAGCCTGCCAGAGCTGGCGCTGCGCCTCGTGCTGGTCGGTGATGTCCTGCATGACGCCGATCAGCTGCCGTCGGCCCGCCACCGCATCGTCGATCTCGGCGGAAAAGCGCATCCGGCGCTGGCGGCCGGCGAAGGAGACGAAATCGCCCTCGAACTGGATGCGGCCCGTCTCGTGGAGCGCCTTGGGGAGCGTCTGCAGGATCCGGTTGCGCTCATGGTCGGGAAAGCAGCCAAGCGCCTCGTCGAGGGACGGCGGCGTACCGACAGGCAAGTCGTGCAGGGCGAACACCTGCTCCGACCAGGTCACCTCGCGGCTGTCGAGGTCCACTCGCCAGGCGCCGATCCGCGCCATCTGCTCGATCTGGCGCAACAGTCGCGCCTTGGTCTCGGCGGCACGTGCCTGCTCCTCGGCCCGCCGTGCGGCCTCTTCCGCGCGCAAGCGGCTTTCCTGCGCCTTCAACAACCCTTCGACCGCCTTGGCAAGATGGCCGAGCCACCGGACCTGATCGGGACCGAACGTCCGAGGCACGACGTCGGCGACTGCAACGGTGCCGAGGTTGTGGCGGCCGTCGAGAGAGAACGGATACCCGGCGTAGAAGCGCAGGCCCGGCTCGCCGACCACCTGCGGATTGTCCCGGAAGCGGGCATCGCGGGCGGCGTCGGGAATGACAAGACAGTCGTCCTGCAGGATGGCATGAGCGCAGAAGGCGATCTCGCGCGGACCGTATTCGGCGTCGATGCCGTGGCGCGCCTTGAACCACTGGTGGTTCGCATCGACGAAGGAGATGACCGCGATGGGACAGGCGAACATCTCCGCCGCCAGACGGACGATGGCGTCGTATTCGGGCTCCCTGCCGGTGCCGAGCACATCAAGGGAGTACAACGCACCGAGGCGCGCGCTCTCGTCCCTGGCCAACGGCACGTTCATCAGTATTCCCTTCCACCCGGTCCCGCGCCATTCAACCCCAACTCCCGTTTCCAAATCGTAATCGTCTGAGCTGCTGATTTTATCGATTTGAATCGCTCAATATTGCATCAAAAGCCAGTCAACAGATCAAGGCGCCCGCGACTCCGAAAACCTTCGGAACTACGCAGCCTTCGAGCGCGAATACGTAATAATCCGTACATACCGGCCGGCGCTTCGCATCCCTGTCGCGGCACAAGACTTGCCGGCAGCCGCGGGACGGTCATCAGACACCGCTCAGCGGACCCTGCCCGGAGCCTCGCTCCATTCCGCGACGACAGGACACGCGAACCCGCCGAGGCCAGGGCGCCGACGAAGCCCTGCTTCCGGTCGCAGGCACCGGAATCCTCCGGCGTGGCGAACGCAGGCTCTGCGTCCGCGAAGGACTCCGCCGTGTCCCGAACACCGCCGGCATGGACACCGCCGGCATGGGCCTCGTCGCCCGGCCCGCGCCGGGTCCGGGCCCGGTTCTGGCGGCGGCGCCTTGCCTCAGACGTCCGACAGTTCCTTTTCGTGCATCCAGGCGGCGTGCCTGGGCGCCTTCTTGGTCTTGGACCATTCCTCCAGCATGTCCCATTTCACCGCGTCGAGCTTCTTCAGCATCGCGTCCTCATCCGGGTCCGGGCAGGCCAGTTCGATGCGGTGGCCGTTGGGGTCGAAGAAGTAGATCGAATGGAAGATGGAATGGTCGGTGACGCCGAGCACCTGGATGCCGTTCTTCTCCAGGTTGTCCTTGAATTGCAGCAACGTGTCGCGATCCTTCACCTTGAAGGCGATGTGCTGCACCCATACCGGCGTGTTCGGGTCGCGTCCCATCTCCGGCTTGGTCGGCAGCTCGAAGAAGGCGAGCACGTTGCCGTCGCCCGCATCCAGGAAGATGTGCATGTACGGATCCGGCTCATGGGTCGAGGGCACGTGGTCCTCGGCGATCGCCAGGATGAAGTCCATGTTGAGGTTCTTAGTGTACCACTCGACGGTCTCCTTCGCGTCCTTGCAGCGATAGGCGACGTGATGGATCTTCTCGATCTTCATAGGGCAGTCCTCCGTGGTCGCCGGCATCATGCCGGTCAGGAACGATCCGCGCGCCGGCCGGCCGCCGCGGCGAGCGCCTGGCCGAGCACCTGGCGGTCGCCGATCTGGTTGGCGAGGATCAGGATGAGGCGGGCATTCAGAGCATCGCTCTCCGCCTTGGTGAGCCCCTCGTGGGCGGCAAGAAGGTCGGCGTAGAAGTCGTCGGCAGCGACGATGTTGGCCGTGGTGATCAGGTCCGTCATGGTGTTCCTCCTCAGGCGCGGCGTCGGGCGCGGCCGGTGGCGACGTTGAGCGCGGCGCGCACCGCCTGCTCGTCGAAGGCGGTCCAGCGCGCCGCGACATGCTGGTCGGGGCGCATCAGGTAGACGGCGCCCGCCGCCTCGCCGAGATAGCGGGCCTTCAGCGCGCCGCTCGGATCATCGGCGGTCAACAGGGCCAGGCCGTCGATCGCGATGCCGCCCTCCTCCAGCGAGGCGGGAATCGGGACGTCGATGCCGACCAGCTGGAAGCGGCCGCCGAGCCGGTCGAGCAGCCAGCCGCCGGCGACCGGTGCGTCGATCGCGGGCGAGCCCGGCCGGCTGCGCGCCGGCAGGCCGGGTGCGTCCGGACCGTTGAGCGGCGAGCCGTCGTAGGTGCAGGGCACCGACAGGCGGCCGGAATTCACCAGCGGCCGGGCGAATTCGTAGGTCTCCGACAGATCCAGCACCGCGTCCCGGAA from Polymorphum gilvum SL003B-26A1 carries:
- a CDS encoding VOC family protein — encoded protein: MKIEKIHHVAYRCKDAKETVEWYTKNLNMDFILAIAEDHVPSTHEPDPYMHIFLDAGDGNVLAFFELPTKPEMGRDPNTPVWVQHIAFKVKDRDTLLQFKDNLEKNGIQVLGVTDHSIFHSIYFFDPNGHRIELACPDPDEDAMLKKLDAVKWDMLEEWSKTKKAPRHAAWMHEKELSDV
- a CDS encoding methyl-accepting chemotaxis protein, which codes for MASPETSRTEFLGLDEQLGAVLRANRAGILQVIEAVLTDFYRHVARYPETARFFRDPAHVGHAKAMQLRHWSVILEGRFDAPYFASVARIGEVHNKLGLEPRWYIGAYSFLLGGITERLLACDTSFFPSRRRQRERGLLQTAILRAAMLDMDCAISVYIDAGKRDRRETLERLAASFRTSIGEIAAGVAAAAQELEGASERLTRASERSRTRAAEVEASSLEASANVQTVAAATEELSVSVREIGRQVNESYAISDMAVKESAKAMEIVGGLTAAAGRVGEIVSLINEIAEKTNLLALNATIEAARAGEAGRGFAVVAGEVKELAGQTAKATAEIAAQIDGIQAATNRSASAIRSVNETIEKMNAISATISAAVEQQEAATGEISRNVTEASTGTTFVTRSVGDITVASGEAAEVSRHVLSSTRSLSGQSRTLDTELTRFLDSMNAA
- a CDS encoding protoglobin domain-containing protein; this translates as MKVSEWREISDFIEFAGLSAEDIRLSQKAWGVVRPHMRAILEEFYATRIVNNASLSIPAFDSSALITKQLDYWDDLFAGSLDTVYIAQTRRIAIRHREFQVPMAYYILSYLWFLNAFERVLETRMTDPDHLRHTLASVRKLVFIDLNLAGSAYQATLVD
- the cysQ gene encoding 3'(2'),5'-bisphosphate nucleotidase CysQ gives rise to the protein MSILSLNQLREGASPLAMTEALIALALEAGTAILAVYETAGAARSEAKADGSPVTEADEAAEKVILAGLAALAPEVPVVAEEAVAAGDIPPVSGPYFLVDPLDGTREFIKRNGEFTVNIALVEDGVPVLGVVLAPALGEIYWGDATGAWSGRVAGAAVVERRPIAVRRRPEGGLGVLASRSHLSEETSALIDRLPVAELLSVGSSLKLCWVAAGRADVYPRLSPTMQWDIAAGHAVLRAAGGRALAAGTREELAYRLPPVPGRDDLVNRHFIAIGDQDLIDLVA
- a CDS encoding RrF2 family transcriptional regulator translates to MRFTERTDIAVRLLLFLALHKGAKLSVDEIVDRYLGHRSQVVAAIQDLRRGGYIGSSPGRSGGVWLVRSAHEITLAEIVRMFETDFHLTRCFKDGVKARCLIYDVCVFKQALERALGSFFAVLEETTIADLIEDEGRMLQVMEMGR
- a CDS encoding DUF2783 domain-containing protein — protein: MTDLITTANIVAADDFYADLLAAHEGLTKAESDALNARLILILANQIGDRQVLGQALAAAAGRRADRS
- a CDS encoding putative bifunctional diguanylate cyclase/phosphodiesterase, which gives rise to MNVPLARDESARLGALYSLDVLGTGREPEYDAIVRLAAEMFACPIAVISFVDANHQWFKARHGIDAEYGPREIAFCAHAILQDDCLVIPDAARDARFRDNPQVVGEPGLRFYAGYPFSLDGRHNLGTVAVADVVPRTFGPDQVRWLGHLAKAVEGLLKAQESRLRAEEAARRAEEQARAAETKARLLRQIEQMARIGAWRVDLDSREVTWSEQVFALHDLPVGTPPSLDEALGCFPDHERNRILQTLPKALHETGRIQFEGDFVSFAGRQRRMRFSAEIDDAVAGRRQLIGVMQDITDQHEAQRQLWQAAHVDPLSGLANRTWFQQALAGAFEAALGAQTGAPRDLALLLLDLDGFKDINDSFGHQAGDAVIRETAARLRSEFGQDAFCARLGGDEFAVLMPAAGEGQDLLARAEAVLARLRAPILFQEEVLHVAGSIGIARAPADADTPDALLRCADIALYTVKRSGRGAAGVFCPEYSSVFDARRQAIDTVRAALRTDRVVAHYQPLICLHSGAYVGAEALVRLQTGDGGLLGPEQFWPAFADPECVRQLDEAVFERVLSDLAGWQAAGIETGVVSLNASRFWFQTKGFARRFVDALAARGIPAESLCVEVTESVLLNEDSRSVARALSILSEAGVSIALDDFGTGFASLTHLRDFPIDSIKIDRSFISGLGAKPENTVVVKAIVDLSRSLGMNTVAEGVETGAASEFLSAIGCSHAQGFLYARPMAPHAFAAHVSVSRAEMPLNWSI
- a CDS encoding sugar transferase, encoding MVHEYVVTQPASETGRDRRKRTLFGRFAVNRQAPGALAAAAPSASEASEASYRRPLTIGRSVAGSAPKAPRLRPAVKRTVDIAGSSAGLVLLSPLLLGIAVAVKASSRGPVIFRQARYGLDGKLFYTLKFRSMYVDRQDASGVAQTRKNDPRVTPVGRFLRQSNFDELPQLWNVLKGDMSLVGPRPHVPGMLAAGVPYEQFDSAYMDRHKVKPGITGLAQVNGFRGETTEDYAARMRLHYDLQYVAGYSNRLDLKILFRTFWQEFLGGSGY